In the genome of Hymenobacter cellulosivorans, one region contains:
- the panD gene encoding aspartate 1-decarboxylase, which translates to MHIEVLKSKIHRAKVTQAELHYVGSVTIDEDLLDAANMVENEKVTIVNVNNGERFETYTIRGERGSGMICLNGPAARRVAVGDIVIIFSYALIDFAEARAHKPTLVFPDQHNRLV; encoded by the coding sequence ATGCATATCGAAGTTCTCAAGTCCAAAATCCACCGGGCCAAGGTAACCCAGGCAGAGCTCCATTACGTAGGCAGCGTCACCATCGACGAAGACCTGCTGGACGCGGCCAACATGGTGGAAAATGAGAAGGTTACTATCGTCAACGTCAACAACGGGGAGCGGTTCGAAACGTACACCATCCGCGGTGAGCGGGGTTCGGGCATGATCTGCTTGAACGGCCCGGCTGCCCGCCGGGTCGCCGTCGGTGATATTGTCATCATTTTCTCCTACGCCCTGATTGATTTTGCCGAGGCCCGTGCGCATAAGCCCACGCTGGTATTTCCGGATCAGCACAATCGGCTGGTGTAA
- the panC gene encoding pantoate--beta-alanine ligase produces the protein MEILQSAAALQAQTEIWRQNKLRIGLVPTMGALHEGHLQLVRAAAQDNDVVVVSVFVNPTQFNNAEDFRLYPRVPDADAALLGPAGCTALFMPSVEQMYPQPTVLRFDFGPLEQVMEGEHRPGHFHGVATVVSKLFHLSRPHRAYFGQKDLQQVAVIRQLIADLSFDLELVAYPTIREADGLAMSSRNRRLSPEARAAAPRLYEALALGASLVEEQQHTPKPCSRLWSSS, from the coding sequence ATGGAGATACTCCAATCGGCTGCCGCGTTGCAAGCCCAGACGGAAATCTGGCGGCAGAATAAACTGCGAATTGGGTTGGTACCCACGATGGGTGCCCTGCACGAAGGCCACCTGCAACTGGTGCGGGCCGCGGCCCAAGACAATGACGTGGTCGTTGTGAGCGTGTTTGTCAACCCCACGCAGTTCAACAACGCTGAAGACTTCCGGCTCTACCCGCGCGTGCCCGACGCCGACGCCGCGCTGCTGGGCCCGGCGGGCTGCACAGCCCTGTTCATGCCTTCTGTCGAGCAGATGTATCCGCAGCCCACGGTGTTACGCTTTGATTTCGGGCCCCTGGAGCAGGTGATGGAAGGCGAGCACCGCCCCGGCCATTTTCACGGGGTAGCCACGGTAGTCAGCAAACTCTTTCACCTGAGTCGGCCCCACCGAGCGTATTTTGGTCAGAAAGACTTGCAGCAGGTGGCCGTTATTCGGCAGCTCATTGCCGATTTGTCATTTGATCTGGAATTGGTAGCCTACCCCACCATCCGGGAAGCTGACGGGCTGGCTATGTCCTCGCGCAACCGCCGTTTGAGCCCCGAGGCCCGGGCCGCTGCGCCCCGACTATACGAGGCCCTGGCGCTGGGCGCTTCCTTAGTAGAAGAGCAGCAACACACCCCGAAGCCGTGCAGCAGGCTGTGGAGCAGTTCTTAG
- a CDS encoding pantoate--beta-alanine ligase: MEQFLAAEPGIALEYFTLADGRTLQPITGQWSSGSLVALCLAAHVGGVRLIDNVLVTLP; this comes from the coding sequence GTGGAGCAGTTCTTAGCGGCCGAGCCGGGCATAGCGTTGGAGTATTTTACCCTGGCCGACGGCCGTACACTGCAGCCCATCACGGGGCAGTGGAGCTCGGGCAGCTTGGTAGCGCTGTGCCTGGCGGCCCACGTGGGTGGTGTGCGTCTCATTGACAACGTGCTGGTGACGCTGCCTTAG
- a CDS encoding zinc metallopeptidase, translated as MYYNASPIYFLIIAAMIVSWIIQWRLRSKMNTYGQIGLQSGLSGRQIAELMLADHNITDVRVISTEGRLTDHYNPTDKTVNLSEAVYGERSAAAAAIAAHECGHAVQHATAYSMLQFRSAMVPALSSVSRFMPFILLAGVLMIRTSLIPLGVGIALFSLTTLFSFVTLPVEFDASRRALAWIDERGIVTAKEHAMAKDALWWAAMTYVVAALSSLATLLYYVSIFMGSRDRR; from the coding sequence ATGTACTACAACGCAAGCCCAATTTACTTTCTCATCATCGCGGCGATGATCGTAAGCTGGATCATTCAGTGGCGGCTGCGCAGCAAGATGAATACCTATGGCCAGATTGGTTTGCAGTCGGGCCTGTCGGGCCGGCAGATTGCCGAACTGATGCTCGCCGACCATAACATCACCGACGTTCGGGTGATTTCCACCGAAGGCCGGCTGACTGACCACTACAACCCAACCGACAAGACCGTTAACCTCAGCGAGGCTGTTTACGGGGAACGTAGCGCCGCCGCCGCCGCCATTGCGGCCCACGAATGTGGCCACGCCGTGCAGCACGCCACTGCCTACAGCATGCTACAGTTCCGCTCGGCCATGGTCCCGGCTTTGAGTAGCGTGTCCCGGTTTATGCCCTTTATTCTGCTGGCTGGGGTGCTGATGATTCGCACCTCGCTGATTCCGCTGGGCGTGGGCATTGCTCTGTTTTCGCTCACCACGCTCTTTTCCTTCGTGACGTTGCCCGTCGAGTTCGACGCTAGCCGCCGGGCCCTGGCCTGGATTGACGAGCGTGGCATCGTAACGGCCAAAGAGCACGCCATGGCCAAGGATGCTCTCTGGTGGGCTGCCATGACCTACGTAGTAGCCGCCCTTAGTTCTCTGGCTACGCTGCTCTATTACGTGAGCATTTTCATGGGTAGCCGCGACCGGCGCTAA
- the rfaE2 gene encoding D-glycero-beta-D-manno-heptose 1-phosphate adenylyltransferase: MWSKDKIVSPADLELRLAQWRTEGKQVVFTNGCFDLLHLGHVDYLEKARNLGDVMVLGLNTDASVSRLKPGRPLQDEVSRARILASLLFVDAVVLFDEPTPLELITLVKPDILVKGDDYAVSGIVGHELVLANGGQVLTVPLVQGYSTTRIVERIRAQLHS; encoded by the coding sequence ATGTGGAGTAAGGATAAAATTGTCAGCCCAGCGGACCTGGAGCTGCGGTTGGCCCAGTGGCGGACCGAGGGCAAGCAGGTTGTCTTCACCAACGGCTGCTTCGATCTGCTTCACCTGGGGCACGTCGATTACCTGGAAAAAGCCCGGAACCTGGGCGACGTCATGGTGTTGGGCCTTAATACGGATGCTTCCGTGAGCCGGCTCAAGCCCGGGCGGCCGTTGCAGGACGAAGTGTCACGCGCGCGGATTCTGGCGTCCCTTTTGTTTGTGGATGCCGTGGTTCTGTTCGACGAGCCCACGCCGCTGGAGCTAATTACTCTGGTCAAACCCGACATCCTGGTGAAGGGCGACGACTACGCTGTCAGTGGAATTGTGGGCCACGAATTGGTGTTAGCAAATGGCGGGCAGGTACTCACCGTACCACTCGTGCAGGGCTACAGCACCACTCGTATTGTCGAGCGGATTCGCGCCCAACTTCACTCCTAA
- a CDS encoding lysylphosphatidylglycerol synthase transmembrane domain-containing protein: protein MKKLLTILKYALLLSVSGLLMWYAVQGQDLNSIGRHLQEADYTWLIITMILSALGYFSRAYRWKMQLDATEHRAPFWDVYHAMMVGYLANMVLPRMGEVIRCSVLQRTSKVPVQVALGTVVTERVIDVLVLLCLLGGTLLLDFNTFWSFVTDKLLAGRYDDIARNRTPLLVAGVIALVLLLGLAYALFRNLERLRQNALFNKVMVFLKGLLAGVFSVLKLENKGLFLLHTFFTWAVYYLMDYLAFKCFPATYSLDMKAGLAVLTFGAFGMAAPVAGGIGPFHVMVQGILLAYGISKEAGIAYALVVHGSQTILVVLMGGISFVASMMKSGRSLRELTAEPTLSVTTDVE from the coding sequence ATGAAGAAGCTGCTTACTATTCTCAAGTATGCCCTGCTGCTGTCCGTTTCGGGCCTGCTGATGTGGTATGCCGTACAAGGCCAGGACCTAAACAGCATTGGGCGGCACTTGCAGGAGGCCGACTATACTTGGCTCATCATCACGATGATTCTCTCGGCCCTCGGCTATTTTAGCCGGGCTTACCGCTGGAAGATGCAGCTGGACGCTACCGAGCACCGGGCCCCCTTCTGGGACGTATACCACGCCATGATGGTGGGCTACTTGGCTAATATGGTACTGCCGCGCATGGGCGAAGTGATTCGTTGTTCGGTGCTGCAGCGTACCAGTAAAGTGCCCGTACAGGTTGCCCTGGGAACCGTCGTGACCGAGCGGGTTATTGATGTACTGGTGCTGCTCTGCCTGCTGGGCGGTACGCTGCTGCTCGATTTCAACACCTTCTGGTCGTTTGTGACTGATAAGCTGTTGGCTGGCCGCTACGACGATATTGCCCGCAACCGCACCCCGTTGCTGGTAGCCGGGGTTATTGCATTGGTGCTATTGTTGGGCCTGGCCTATGCCTTGTTCCGCAACCTGGAGCGGCTGCGGCAGAACGCGCTGTTCAACAAGGTAATGGTGTTTCTGAAAGGACTGCTGGCCGGCGTGTTCAGCGTCCTGAAGCTGGAAAATAAAGGCTTGTTTCTGCTGCATACCTTCTTCACTTGGGCTGTGTATTACCTGATGGATTACCTGGCCTTTAAGTGCTTTCCGGCCACGTATTCGCTCGATATGAAAGCCGGCTTGGCCGTGCTGACCTTCGGCGCGTTCGGCATGGCCGCCCCGGTGGCGGGTGGCATCGGGCCGTTTCACGTGATGGTACAGGGCATTCTGCTGGCCTATGGTATCAGCAAGGAAGCCGGTATTGCTTACGCGCTGGTGGTCCACGGCTCCCAGACGATTCTGGTAGTGCTCATGGGGGGTATCAGCTTCGTGGCCAGCATGATGAAGTCGGGCCGTTCGTTGCGGGAGCTAACGGCTGAACCTACTCTATCTGTGACGACGGATGTGGAGTAA